The Fusarium fujikuroi IMI 58289 draft genome, chromosome FFUJ_chr05 DNA segment GGACACTCAAGATCACACTCCAAAACCTTCTTCAAAGATTGCCAAAACAAGCCATTCTGCTACTGAATCACGTCCATCTTCTACCCGAAAACTTGTACCAgcaaagcccaagaaggccgagactCTGAATCCGAGACTCCTCAAACGATTGCCTGCTGCTCATGACGTCCGTCTCAGGCTAGTCAAAATGCTTCACCAAGAACTTACCCGTCTCAACAAAGAACTCaaagccaaggtcaagaaagaCGAGACGAAATTTTTACTATCAGATCAAGATCTTGTCGTCCGGACACTAGACGAAGAGGAATACGTTGCCGTCCACAAGACCGCCGTGTACTCTAATGTTATGAAGAACAAAGTCATGCAATACAAGCGAATGAAGGTTGATCAGTGGAAGGCTGAGAGAGAGGATGaaataaagaagaaggaactcGAAGCAGCTGGAAAAGATCCCAACGAGAAACCCACGGAAATCAAGACCGGCCTGACCCCTGCTCAGGAGGTTGAGCTTACGAAACGCATATTGACTCCCATCGACAAGCTAACAAATCATGGTTATGTTGCTAGTATACCTTCAGAAGCTGATATTGAAAAGGGGAGACAAGGTGTAGCAACAGCCGCAGGATGGGAGAAATGTGACCGTTGCCAACAACGCTTCCAGGTCTTTCCTGGAAGACGGGAAGAAGACGGTGCACTCACTTCTGGTGGGACATGTACGTTCCACTGGGGAAAGACCTTCATCGCCCCCAAGGCTCCAGGCGACAACACTAGGCAGCCCAAGCGATATCAGTGTTGTGGACAAGAAGTCGGCGACTCTGTTGGCTGCTTCACTCGCGATCACCACGTATTCAAGACCTCAGATCCCAAGAGACTTGCCTCTGTGCTTAACTTTGCAGAAACTCCCGAGAATCCTGTTGTGCCTGCGGATAGAGCAGTGGCTTTTGATTGCGAGATGGGTTATACAGTTTTTGGCATGGAACTCATCCGTCTAACTGCAACATCATGGCCTACAGGCGAGGAACTGCTAGATGTCCTGGTTCGACCGTTGGGAGAAATACTCGATCTCAATTCGCGGTACTCCGGTGTCTGGCCAGACGACCTCGCTCAAGCTGAATCATGGACCGCGGACAAATCGACGAAGCCAACTAAGAGTAGCAACGACGATGTGAGCGAAGACGGCGAGCtgaagcctaaaaagaagcagctcaagatcGTCTCATCTCCTGAAGTTGCCAGGGACTTATTATTTCAACTCATCTCCCCAACTACACCCCTGATCGGACATGGTCTTGAGAACGATCTCAACTCAGTCCGTATTGTGCATCCGACCATAATTGACACCGTGCTGCTCTTCCCTCACAAGGCTGGTTTACCATATCGGTATAGCCTGAAGATGCTCATGGATGTTCATCTCAACCGCAAGATTCAACAGGAGACGGGCCCAAAGATGGTAGGCCATGATTCTGCCGAGGATGCAAGGGCAGCAGGAGACCTTGTTCGTCTAAAGATTAGGAATGAGTGGATGGATATGCAGAGAGAAGGTTGGAAACTGGTGGACGGTAATTTCGTGGCTCCCGGGAAACCTTCAGGATTGACGGAGGCTTTCATCGAGGCATAGCTCTTGAGCCTGGGCGCCATATTCAAGACGGGTAGATACGCATGTGGGTTTTCATGGGACTGGAAGGCATTGGCATCATAGATCTTGGGGTGCTGGGCTTGGTCACTGGTCCAGCTTAGTTAATGCCGTTTTGGAACGGGGGAAGCCGTGAAGCTACCGGCGATTATACATTGCGAGATAGGGTTGATTTTCCCATCTGGTCTCGTTCTAGAAATACATAGTTGGCGCTCATGAATAAATATTTTCATCGCCAACGATAAGCGGGGATTTCCCAGTCatttcctcaacatccttcacATCATACAAAATCCGTTACTTTAAGCCCTGCCCACTGACAACAGGTACTGGCCACCCTGCTTTCCGCTTCCACCGGGTAGGTAGACGACGTTGGGGTTTGAAGAAAGAGTAGCAGCAATCTCGCGACTGGCCTCGATCTTTCGAATCTGAATGAGGCCGTCACCAGCCTTCTGGATGGCCTTGCTAATGGCCTCGGCGGACTCGGACTCACCCTCGGCGCGGATGACGTTGGCTTGACGCTCCTGCTCAGCACGCTCGACAATGAATCGGGCTCTCTCAGCATCTTGCTGAGCGATCTGCTTCTGCTCGACAGCCTTTGTGAACTCACGGCCAAAGGTCATGTGGGTGATGGAAACATCCTCGAGAGCGATATTGAACTCGGCAGCACGAAGAGTAAGGTCGTTTCGGATTCGGTCAGAGACAGCCTCTCGCTGGGTGATGAGCTCAGCGGCATCGAATTGGGCGACGATGGCCTTCAAGACTTCATTTCCAATAGAGGGGAGGACTCGCTCATCGTAATCGGCACCGAGGTTCTATCGGAGTCAGTCATATGACCTGAACCAGAGTTTACTGGTTCATCTTACCTGGTAAATCTTGGGGAGAGCCTTGACATTTGGTCGGTGCAGCACTCTCAGTGTCAAGCTAACCATCTGCAAATCCTTGCTGCCTGTGGTTGTTGCGATATTCCTGGGCTTGGTACGGACATCGAAGATGATGCTCTTCTGCAGCCAGGGAACGAGGAAATGGGTTCCTTCATTGACGACGGTCTCCTTAACACCAGACAATCTGTCAAAGATGACAGCCCGAGTTCCTCCCTTGACGTCGTATATGGACTGACTGCCTAGGAAGACGACAGCTGAAGCGGGGACCGCCATGCGGTACATGAAGTTGAGGGCTCTCGCAGCGGCCGCCATTTTGATGTGGTGTACTTAAAGTCTTGTTCGGCGTATCGTTACAAGACGTCGGTCAAAAATGGTGGTCGTTAGAACCCAGGTATCGATGGGCACTGGGGCGTAGCTGAAGCTTTTCGGAGTCAACggacggcgatgatgatttgaAGCTCTTACTATGTAGTCCACCTTTGGACAAATTCCCAGTGCGATTCGTTGGTTGGCTGTTAGATTCCGTCGGGTGGGTTGTTGCTCGGAGCTAGGCTCCTTCGGGAAAGCTCGGCTGATGGGGAAAGCCTGCGTCTGCGCTTTCCTTTCCAACCCGAGAAATCCTCAAGTGGCCCTTTTCTGCCTTTCGCCTCCAAACCGACGACTCCAAAAACCACACACGAGAGATCTCGACTTTTCGTGCCAAATCCGCCAAAATGAGACCGACTCAGATGCTCCGAAGCGGCGCTGCCGACCCCAAGAACGGACAGTACGTTGATTGCGATTGAACGAGGGCAATTGGTGGTTCTGTTGCGTGCGGCTTTTCCAATGGTTCATGGTCGAACGAACAACCCCAGGCCTTCAAAATGTACCAATCGAGACGGAATTATATGCTAACGGATTCTCAATAGCTACATTGGTAACTGGGGCCACTTTGGTAAGTGATTGCTCCCACGATGTGCGAACGAGGAAACTAGATCGATGAGCGCGACGGACCAACGGATAATGACGATGCACGAGGTGGAAGCAATTGGGTCGATACAACACCAAAACTTGATGCATGCGCATAGCCAGTCTTAAAATTCATCGATGGAATATTCTCGGGGATTCATCAACGTCATCGACGAAACTGGAGACTAACTCGATATCAGGTGGTGAGAAGCAGCGTGGTATCATCACTTACGGTCTGTCCGCCAACCGACAGAACCCTTGGGCCGGTGCCTTCAAcgatgccatcttcaacactttCCGCCGAACCAAGGGCCAAATCTTCTACTGGCTTCCTCCTATGATTGCCGGTTACTACATCATGAACTGGGCTGTCGAGCGGTACGTTCATGCACAGCGCTCAGCCACGACAAAATACTAATTCCACTTATAGAAGCGAGTATCTCAACTCCAAGGCTGGCCGTGCCGAGTtcggtgatgaggaagagtaAATTGGTTAAATTATTGGGGCAAAACCATGGCGGATGTGTTGGAGCAGGTCCTCTGGACTCATTGTACATCATCAATACCTAGATCAGGAGGTGCAATAGACGGCAGTCACACTATTTCTTTGTTATTTGGCCTTTCGGTATCCGTATATTGTAATTGAAATGAAGTCTAACCCAGTAACCCCCATCAATGTCATACCTCTTAATGATTCGAATCGATATCGGATCCACTGGTAATAGTCATTGCCGAGAGTATGATTGGATTGTCGGTGATGGTCACGTGAAAGCAGAATTGTCTATCGGAACCGGCGGTACATAACGCCGAAACTCTTCGCGGtagctcttcttccactcgctgtagaaaaaaaaagttggAAAATTTCGAGGTCAGTGGAGTGCTAAAAGAAAACACTGAAACTTTGCGACCACCAACATTGCCGCGGAACCTTCAATTCGCACACACAATCTCCGCGCGATCccaaagaaaacacaagTAATAACTTCGACGAAGCTTCCTCGAGAGAACCGCAGCAATGGCCGCCGAGAAGCCCgataagaaggagaagaaggacaagaagagaagcgacGAGTCCGGCgtctccaagtccaagaaggagaagaaggataagaaggacaagaaggagaagctcgcCGCCGCccttgaggagaagctccAGCAGGATGCCCCCgtcgctgccgctgctgctgccaacaTGGACGAGGActctgatgctgaggaggagaaggccgCTGAGCTGCCTCTTGAGCGCACTGTCGTTCCCTTCGCCCTCCCCGTGGCGGATGAGAAGGGCATGAAGAAGGTCTACAAGACCATCCGCAAGGGTATGCGATTACAGAGAACGATGTGTTTCGGACAGATCGCTAACATTTCACAgctgccaagaacaacaccCTGAAGCGCGGCGTCAAGGAGGTCGTCAAGACTCTCCGAAAGTCTCCCCCTTCCGCCCCCGGCAACACCTCTTTCCCCGGCgttgtcatcatcgccggcgACATCTCTCCCATGGACGTCATCTCTCACCTCCCCGTGCTGTGCGAGGACCACAACGTgcccttcatcttcgtcacgTCGCGCGCTGAGCTCGGCGCTGCCGCCAAGACTAAGCGTCCTACATCCGTGGTCATGATCATGGAGAAGGCCGAGGGCAAGAAGTCAAAGGACAAGTCTGCTGACAAGGacggcgaggatgatggtgagGCGTTCGGCGAGAGCTACGCGTCCCTCGTCAAGTACGTGCAGAAGGAGTATGGCAAGCAGGCTTTCTGGGTCAAGGGTGGGACCAAGTACTAGGGGGACAAGGTCTATCCCGTTTCGACAGTGCCGGGACTGAATAAGAtcccaaagatgaagagagagcGGGGATCCCCAAAGATCAAGAAAGAGCGAGGGTAGCCTGGGACGAATGGTGTGGTGTGTTAGAACAAGTACAAGTCTGGATGTATTATACCAGAACATCTAGCCGGAGAACCAACGGCTGGATGAGGGCTTTGGCGGCGTTCAGGTTTAGCTATTGCATTAAAAATGGGACATGATTATAAGGGTCCTTGAATTTGAAACATGGCAGATCTTGAGCTGTAACCTGCGAGCTCGTGATATTGATGTGGTCGCGAAATACAGATCATTCGTCAAGCCACGGCACGCGACCCAATCcgcaacaccaccacaatACACCCTAATATGACAGCTCAATACTGAAGCATTGTCACAGCTAGATCCTTCTCTGAATACTCACCGTAGCCTGATCCATCATGATAGATTTTAGGACGAACCGTGGTCTTGGGATAATATGATGGTGATTATTTGAATGTATGGACAACCGGAAAGCTATGAGGTGACGTGTGTGTCACAAAGGGACCTTCCGGCAACTGCGAATCTTAAATATGTGGCTGAGGCTATCCAAAGACTCGTATTATCAGGGTGCAGTTTTGTTCATTTGTGTGGTATTATTTTGCCTTACTGGCTTTCTGTTATAGGTACACCGTCCTTATTCCTATTTCACACAGGCCCGAAGCCGCGGTATAACAAATTCATCATGAGAACCGCATCCCGATCATGGGAAGATTAAGAAACCTTGGTCAAGAGAGAATTTACTCAAAAGGGTTGGTTCGGGTTCCCCACCAGGTGAGGAAGACGGAGAGACCGAGGGTCTCGACGAGCTTGGTAGCCAGGCTGACGCCGACGGTGTCGAGAGGTCGCTTCTCAACGAAGATCTGAGCAATGTACTATAGAAGGTCAGTTAGTGAATGATTGGATGcagtgagagagaagagtCAAGACATACGCCGGGAGCAGAGGtagcgaagaagatgagggatCCGAGGTAAGCAGCGCCCTTGTAGCTCAAGGTACCAGTGGCGTTGATGAGAGCACCGACACCATAAGACTGAAGAGCAGAGCCAATGAGGGAAGAGCCCCAGGCGAGAGCAGCACCGGAAGCTTCCTTGGAGCGGATGAActcctccttggtgttgGCAGCCTTGGCGCGCTGGTAGGTCTGGCCGAAGATGGGAGCGAGGACGGCGAGCTCAATGCCGTGGTTGAAGGCCGTGCCGAGGGCGATGGCAGAGGGCTTGACGGGGGGGAGGTAGTGCAGAGACATTTTTGATGTGATGTGTGTTTGTTTGTGGTTGAAAGATGGGTATAACTTCAATTGGTTGAGATGAGTTGAGTTAGAGTGTGAAAGAATAAGGTGTCAGGTAGCTCGTTGGATTGGATCCTTCCCAGTATTTGTACTCTCGAGCTCGTCACAGATCTCGATCTCGCATCATTGAGAAAAGCGCTTCCGGGTGGCTTGCCCTTCCATTGCCTTGACTGTTTCTCGGGTTCTCCCCTCCTCCCTCTGCCCTTGTGTCGTCACCAGATGTGATGATGTCACCATTTGGTGAGACAAATTTCAACTCTGGACCGTTTTCCTCCATGTTCCAGCCACTGCAGCTTCTCTTCACTGCCACTAACCGATTTAATTCACTGACCTTCACTGATTGCGGGGTGCAtctctttttcctttcctcCCCTGCCAACTTTGCCCCTGATCTGACGTTGACGTGCACGACTCAGACTGGATGCCACAGCATGATTGCAGAGCTCACTCACTGTTCCATACCTGCTCACAGCTGCCCTGTCTGTAGTTGGAGCTACAGGAGCTTGATCTCCTATGGGCGGGGCAAAAGATGGGGAAGCTTGGTCTAGTCTGCTGTaggtccaggtccagggCAAGTTTCTTGGTGACCAGGGTTTGTAGCTGCTCCTAGGTACTAACTCCAGCAGAGTTCAGTTCATTTCCATGAAAGCAAGCAAGTCTTAGCGGGGAACAGCGCCATAACCAATCTCTAGCATTCTCAGAAGTGACCTGAGTGACGAGTGACGGTGTCACGGCGTCATTTGCATCTATTGCTTTCCTTTCCCTCGGctctctctcactctcacaaTGAACCCGGGCAATATCAAAGCCGGCCATTGACTTTTCCTTCTGCCATTGTCTCCCTTTCCAGCCGAACTCCCTCAAAGAGTCCCCAGCTGAAAAGTGCCTGATGTGATCCGCGGAACCGAAGCCGGCCCAAAGCTTGTTTTTTATTCCCCGTTTCCAACTTCTCAGTTCAAACAAATTCCCATCTTCAAACCTTGTAAAGCCGGTCCTGGCCTCCCGAAAACAGCCGGCTCAGCAACACATTCCGTTTCGAGCTAACCTGCAACTCTTGTCTCAGACTTTCACCACATGCCTTTCACACCAGACCCTGTCCCTGAACACCACAATTCGAGTACAGAGGATTGGGATGTCATGACGGATTTGACGTGTGATTGTGGATGGACCCTTGTTCTTTGTTTGGGAACAGCTTGTGTCTAACTGTAAATATTTTGATGCATCACAAGACAAAAGAAGACAATACTGCACTTGGTCGCTCCAACCCTTCCAAAAGTGTTGTAACTGGAGCTTTGCTCATTAATAGGGTTACCTAAAGATTCAGAAGTTTGGGAAATTGTGTGAGACGACTACATCATCATATATACCTACGATATGCATAATAGCATCAGAAGTTtacctcaacaacatcgagCCACTCGTCTAGTCTGGGGTAACATGGTGGTTGCTCTCCCGCCACATCTACTCCCTAACAAGGGACCAACTTGACCCACGTAATCTACCGCGAAAACGAGAAATCAACTCCAGATTAAAGTACCTTATCATATGTTATGCCTAAAATATCATAAGTTATGCCATATGTTGACCATCTTCACCACCCCTTAGGGCTAATAACGCCCTGACATCATGAACATACTGCAGACCCTCCAGCAGCGGCACCAAATGCATCAAGTCTGTATCCGTCGGATCATTGATCCAGCCCTGGATGGGAATCGCATTGTCTGGCAAACGAATGTTAACAGCCTCTCCCCGGAGCACTCAGACTGAGGCACCTTACCTTGGTGAAACAGATAACTCAACGGACTGTTGTCCAGAATCATCACCTTGCTCAGGTCTGACTCGACCGAGCTGAGGTCCTTGATGAAAGCGCCTTGCCGGAACGTGCAGTGCTGGCGATAGTATCGCGCCGAGAAATACTTCCTCTCCGCCTCTAGCCAGTCAATCACTGGATCTGCGTACTCCTGCACGGACGCCGTGAAAACAACCAGATTGTACCATTTGCATACCCGCCTCAAAAACTCGTCACAATACGGTCGCTTGTTGACCCAGTATAGAATCGGATGCTGCGGTCCAATCGATGTCTGTCCACCAACCCCCACATACGTTGTGTTCAAGCGCACTTCAACCATGTGTCCGGTGCTCATCCTGCCGCCCTTGGACATGCTGTGTATCAAGGTTTCGTCCAGATCTAGAATCAAGGTCTTCTGCGGGCTCGTCGGTGGTTCGAGGTTGATATAGGACGGCTGCCTACGTGGGATCAAAGGTCGAGGTGGTGCCGGTGTCTTTGGGTACTTGGTGAGCGCTGCGATGGGAGAAGTGGGAGATTTCAGATGCGCCGAGAGGTCGCCGCCGCCCAAATCACTAGCCTTTGTTCGCGCGACTGCCGATTGCGTTTTCCTATGCTTCCGCTGCCTGAGATCTTCGtcgctgttgagcttgatgcgAATTGACCTTCTCGTCGGACCGGTTTCCTCTGCAGGCTGTAGTGACTTCGATCGTGCGTGTCGACTGAGACTGCCTGACCGCGATCCATCTGATTCCGACTCCGATGAAAGGCCTGATgacgtcgatgatgatgatacgGGCCTCGGTCTTGGTGCTAGCTTCCTATATCCTGTAGTCCTGCCGTAGTCCTTTTCAGAAACATTTTCAGGTTCTTCCATCGTCTTATGTCGAGGTCCGTGTAATCCAAATAGTTTTCCGAGCTGCGTAAAGGGTGCGAAGTTGCCGTATTCGTCATAGAAACATGCAATGAGATAGACACCTGGAGATGCCAGTGTCGCAAGAACCCATCTAATAGAACCAATAATGCTAGAAGCAAAGCGTCGAGGGATAGAGTGCCACCATGAGCTTCGTTTTTGGCTGTCGCCTGTGTCGTTGAGCAATGGTGTACTCTCGTCAGCCGGCTTTTCGGTGAATCGCGATTCGTCGATAGTATCCTGGGCAAAGGATTCAGTCTCGTGACCGGAAGATCTACCGTCGCTGTGCTGGTCGTCGGAGGCCAATCCAATTGTGCCAATGGGACCTCCTCCTATGCTGTTCGAACGAGATTGAGTTGGACTCGGGGGCGGCGATACGCGGGCCGTTAGGATGTTGAGGGAGTTCATCGCCACAGGCTATCGCATTCCATGAGGTAGAAGAAGCAGTTCAGGGGATACGCTCGAGTCTTGAATGCAGGTGCAAAGAGTTCGGAATTCTGTGACGGCGGACGGAAAGAAGGGAAACAGTCCCGAGGAACGGATCGTCGGGCTATTGGCCGGCCTGGTTTCGCGGGAAGGAGAAGCCGTCGATACAAAAGCTGATTGACAGGAAGTGAAACGAATGTCAAGAAGGCATCGAATGCGTGAGGCCAAGcgaaaaaaaaataaggatAGAGGCAAGGACTAGGACAGGGGCGCAGTACAATGGCGATGGTAGGGCCAGGGAATGTACAAATGGCCTAATGATAAAAGTGCCAGGGAGGAATTAACAAGGGCACTTTTTGAACGACAAAGCCCAAGCAGCAGAAACAAATCCAATCCAAAAGTACAGATGTCTTGAGTGGTGAGACGATTAGGTTAGCCTGGTCTAGTAACCTGTCGGTTGGTTGTATAAACTGCTAGACGAGACAGGCAAgacagagcagagcagagacaAGCCGCCCTCGCACGGTTGTCAACGAGTAGTTATCAACTGTTTCGTGGCGTTGAGAGGGGAGCTGGCTGCTGGAGAGAGTTCTAAGGCTGGGGAGCCTTTTGTTGGTCAACTAAGTTAGGTCCAAGATCGGGTTCTTCCAAGCTAGAAATAAGCAGCCCTGCAG contains these protein-coding regions:
- a CDS encoding related to REX3-RNA exonuclease, member of the family of 3`-5` exonucleases is translated as MSLFKHIPCPKGDDCAASLCPFNHPKEKYEPPSQGLSSDDTSNETTAANQDVPPKRVRTDPFHPPPSPKTPQDVAPSSSGTSRGGPTDDIPKPVAKKLETAARTVSPPPLKRKMDTQDHTPKPSSKIAKTSHSATESRPSSTRKLVPAKPKKAETLNPRLLKRLPAAHDVRLRLVKMLHQELTRLNKELKAKVKKDETKFLLSDQDLVVRTLDEEEYVAVHKTAVYSNVMKNKVMQYKRMKVDQWKAEREDEIKKKELEAAGKDPNEKPTEIKTGLTPAQEVELTKRILTPIDKLTNHGYVASIPSEADIEKGRQGVATAAGWEKCDRCQQRFQVFPGRREEDGALTSGGTCTFHWGKTFIAPKAPGDNTRQPKRYQCCGQEVGDSVGCFTRDHHVFKTSDPKRLASVLNFAETPENPVVPADRAVAFDCEMGYTVFGMELIRLTATSWPTGEELLDVLVRPLGEILDLNSRYSGVWPDDLAQAESWTADKSTKPTKSSNDDVSEDGELKPKKKQLKIVSSPEVARDLLFQLISPTTPLIGHGLENDLNSVRIVHPTIIDTVLLFPHKAGLPYRYSLKMLMDVHLNRKIQQETGPKMVGHDSAEDARAAGDLVRLKIRNEWMDMQREGWKLVDGNFVAPGKPSGLTEAFIEA
- a CDS encoding probable prohibitin PHB1; translated protein: MAAAARALNFMYRMAVPASAVVFLGSQSIYDVKGGTRAVIFDRLSGVKETVVNEGTHFLVPWLQKSIIFDVRTKPRNIATTTGSKDLQMVSLTLRVLHRPNVKALPKIYQNLGADYDERVLPSIGNEVLKAIVAQFDAAELITQREAVSDRIRNDLTLRAAEFNIALEDVSITHMTFGREFTKAVEQKQIAQQDAERARFIVERAEQERQANVIRAEGESESAEAISKAIQKAGDGLIQIRKIEASREIAATLSSNPNVVYLPGGSGKQGGQYLLSVGRA
- a CDS encoding probable ubiquinol--cytochrome-c reductase chain VIII: MRPTQMLRSGAADPKNGHYIGNWGHFGGEKQRGIITYGLSANRQNPWAGAFNDAIFNTFRRTKGQIFYWLPPMIAGYYIMNWAVERSEYLNSKAGRAEFGDEEE
- a CDS encoding related to high mobility group-like protein NHP2, coding for MAAEKPDKKEKKDKKRSDESGVSKSKKEKKDKKDKKEKLAAALEEKLQQDAPVAAAAAANMDEDSDAEEEKAAELPLERTVVPFALPVADEKGMKKVYKTIRKAAKNNTLKRGVKEVVKTLRKSPPSAPGNTSFPGVVIIAGDISPMDVISHLPVLCEDHNVPFIFVTSRAELGAAAKTKRPTSVVMIMEKAEGKKSKDKSADKDGEDDGEAFGESYASLVKYVQKEYGKQAFWVKGGTKY
- a CDS encoding related to nuclear envelope protein NEM1, translated to MNSLNILTARVSPPPSPTQSRSNSIGGGPIGTIGLASDDQHSDGRSSGHETESFAQDTIDESRFTEKPADESTPLLNDTGDSQKRSSWWHSIPRRFASSIIGSIRWVLATLASPGVYLIACFYDEYGNFAPFTQLGKLFGLHGPRHKTMEEPENVSEKDYGRTTGYRKLAPRPRPVSSSSTSSGLSSESESDGSRSGSLSRHARSKSLQPAEETGPTRRSIRIKLNSDEDLRQRKHRKTQSAVARTKASDLGGGDLSAHLKSPTSPIAALTKYPKTPAPPRPLIPRRQPSYINLEPPTSPQKTLILDLDETLIHSMSKGGRMSTGHMVEVRLNTTYVGVGGQTSIGPQHPILYWVNKRPYCDEFLRRVCKWYNLVVFTASVQEYADPVIDWLEAERKYFSARYYRQHCTFRQGAFIKDLSSVESDLSKVMILDNSPLSYLFHQDNAIPIQGWINDPTDTDLMHLVPLLEGLQYVHDVRALLALRGGEDGQHMA